GCGTCGTTACACCCTGTAAAATGTGATAAGAGGTGAAACGCATGAATAAGATGATGACGTCGATGATTGCTTTTGGTGCGGGGATGGCCGTATATAATATGGCACAACGAAACAATATGATGTCCACCCGCAATATGAAAAAAATACAAAAAAAAGTTAAACGAGCAATGTTCTAATGCTATGTAAATCCCCCTTGGTATTCCATGGGGGATTTTTGAATGGATGAATATTTCTATTCCATGTCTCTAACACTAACGTGAGGGAGGCTTGCTTGTGGATATTCGGATGAAATGGTTTTATCGGATGGGTTTTATACTCCTTTTATTAATTGTCTTTTATGTTTTTCTTAAAATTCGGTTTGTTTGGCTACCTGTTGTAAGGCTTGCTTTCTTAATTGTACTGCCCTTTATTGTTGCAGGGTTTATAACATATCTCTTACATCCAATTGTTGAAAAATTACATGAAAAAGGACTTCACCGGGGTTTGGCAATTTTTTTAATATATTTTATCTTTTTTGGTGGAATAGGATTTGCACTTTATAAGGGTATACCTGCGATGATTGACCAACTAAAAGACCTTTCTGAGAGTGCTCCTTTTTTTGCTGAGCAATACAGAAGCTGGATTGAACAACTTCAATCCCATACAAGGGCATGGCCTGATGGTCTTCAAACAAAAATAGATGATGGAATTGATAGCTTCGAAAAAAAGATGGATACCCTCTTAACCATCATTGTGAATGTTTTAATGAACTTCTTAAATTCTGCCCTTCTAATGATGATTATTCCGTTTATTGCCTTTTACATGTTAAAAGATTTTCCTTTAATGAAACGTACAGCATGGTACTTAACACCAAAAAAGTGGCGTAGAAAAGCGACTTTATTTTTAAGGGATGTCGACCAATCATTGGGGAGCTATATTAGAGGACAGCTTCTCGTATGTGTGATTATTGGAAGTGTATCTGCTCTCCTGTTTTGGGTATTTGATTTAAGATATCCTTTGTTATTAGGGCTCATATGTGGTGCTACCAATGTCATCCCCTATTTTGGGCCAATTATTGGAGCCGTTCCTGCGGTTATTATTGCGGCCACTATTTCCGTTAAGCTTGTCATTATTACGGTGGTCATTGTTTTTGGTCTTCAATTTCTAGAGGGGAATATTTTATCACCATATATAGTTGGAAAGAGCTTGCACATGCATCCCTTATTAATCATGATTGCACTGACAGCAGGTGGAGAGATAGGAGGAATATTAGGATTAATTTTGGCAGTCCCTGTCCTAGTGATATTGAAAGTGGGTATTATTCATACAAAAAATCACTTTATTTCGGGGAAAGCAAAATCTTCCTCCTAAATCACATGGTTCAATTGACAAACGTTTTCTTGGTGGATATAATTCGACATATAGAATAATGAAAATGTAGAAGGATCGAGTATGTTGTAGTCCATCTGTAACGCACAGTGCGCGGAAGAGAGGAGCTTTCATGGCTGAAAGAAGCTCTAGGTGAAGGATAACAGAACGCTAATCCGGAGTGCAGCTAACCACTGCCGTATACCTGCGTTAAGGGATTTTTGAGAGATGAGTACAGCTATTTTGTATTCATAATCAGGGTGGTACCGCGAGATATAAGCTCTCGTCCCTGTTAGGGATGAGGGCTTTTTTGTATGCTTTTTTAAGGTAATAATCCCTATCAGCCTAAATCCGCTTACGCTTTTTTAAAAAAAGGAGGTCTATTTTGATGAAAAATTTAACTGGTGCACAAATTCGTTCAATGTTTTTACAATTTTTCAAAGAAGAAAAAGGTCACACAGTTGAGCCAAGCGCATCGCTTGTTCCACATGATGATCCATCATTATTATGGATAAACAGTGGGGTAGCAACACTGAAAAAATATTTTGATGGTCGTGTGGTCCCTGAGAACCCAAGAATCACAAATGCACAAAAGTCTATCCGTACAAATGACATTGAGAATGTAGGGAAAACAGCCCGTCACCATACATTCTTTGAAATGCTTGGTAACTTTTCTATTGGAGAGTACTTTAAAGAGGAAGCAATTGAGTGGGCATGGGAATTCTTAACCGATAAAAAATGGATGGGATTTGACCCTGAACTATTATCAGTTACTGTGCATCCAGAAGATAATGAAGCATATGAAATTTGGAATAAAACAATTGGCGTTCCAGAAGAACGTATCATTCGATTGGAAGGGAATTTCTGGGATATTGGTGAGGGACCTAGTGGACCGAATACTGAGATTTTCTATGACCGTGGTCCAGAGTATGGAAATAACCCGAATGATCCAGAGCTATATCCAGGTGGAGAAAACGAGCGTTATCTAGAAGTTTGGAACTTAGTCTTTTCACAGTTTAATCATAATCCTGATGGTACATATACACCACTGCCAAAGAAAAATATTGATACAGGGATGGGACTAGAACGGATGGCATCTGTTGTTCAAAATGTTCCAACTAACTTTGACACAGATCTTTTTATCCCGATTATTCGTGCAACCGAAGAAATCTCTGGTGAAAAATATGGTGTAAATAAAGAAACAGATGTAGCCTTCAAGGTTATCGCTGACCATATTCGTACCGTTGCTTTCGCTGTCGGTGATGGCGCACTGCCATCCAATGAAGGACGTGGTTATGTACTTCGCCGTCTCCTTCGACGTGCAGTCCGCTATGCAAAGCAAATTAATATCAATCGCCCATTCATGTATGAACTTGTTCCAGTTGTTGGTGAAATCATGAATGACTTCTATCCAGAGGTCAAGGAAAAAACTGAGTTCATCCAAAAAGTGATTAAGAACGAAGAAGAACGATTCCACGAAACACTTCATGATGGTTTAGCTATCCTTGCTAGCGTAATCAAGAAAGAAAAAGAAAAGGGTAGTAACACTATCTCGGGTGCAGATGTTTTCCGTCTATATGATACGTACGGTTTCCCAGTTGAACTCACAGAGGAATATGCGGAAGAAGAAGGTATGAAGGTCGATCATGAAGGTTTTGAAGTAGAAATGGAACAGCAGCGAGAGCGTGCGCGTGCAGCTCGTCATGATGTTGATTCCATGCAAGTACAAAGCGGAGTTCTAAGAGATGTGAAAGTAGAAAGTCAGTTTGTAGGTTACGATCAGCTTGAAACAAGTTCTGTTGTGGCTGCTATTGTGAAAAATGGTGAATTAATTCAAGAAGCTTCAGCTGGTGAGGAAGTACAGGTCATTCTTAATGTAACTCCTTTTTATGCTGAGAGTGGTGGACAGATTGCTGACCACGGTGTGATGGAAGGCGAAGGGGTATCCTTATTTGTAAAAGATGTTCAAAAGGCACCGAATGGTCAAAACCTTCATCAAGTAGTGGTAAAGAGTGGCACACTCAAAACCAATCTGCAAGTGACTGCAAAGGTAGATGCAGACAATCGGGTTAAAATTATCAAAAACCATACAGCAACTCACTTGCTGCATCAAGCATTAAAAGATGTACTAGGCGAGCATGTTAACCAAGCAGGCTCTCTCGTTGAACCTGATCGTCTTCGCTTTGACTTCTCGCACTTTGGTCAAATTAAGCCTGATGAATTAGAGCAAATTGAAAAAATCGTCAATGAAAAAATTTGGAGAAACATCGAAGTGAATATTAGCTTAAAACCAATTGCCGAAGCAAAAGCAATGGGTGCTATGGCACTCTTCGGTGAAAAGTATGGTGAGATCGTTCGTGTTGTACAGGTAGGAGATTACAGCTTGGAACTATGCGGTGGCTGCCACGTTCCAAATACTTCTGTTATTGGATTATTCAAGATTGTTTCAGAAGGCGGAATCGGTGCTGGAACACGAAGAATTGAAGCTGTAACAGGTGAAGCTGCTTATAAATCACTGAATGAACAAGTGGGCTTATTGAAAGAAGCATCAGAAAAGTTAAAAGCTAATCCGAAGGATATCGTCACACGTATCGATAGTCTGATGAGCGAAATGAAACAGCTTCAACGTGAAAATGAGTCACTTGCAGCTAAACTTGGAAATATTGAAGCGGGTAACCTGGTTTCACTAGCAAAAGAAATTGATGGAGTAACTGTTTTAGTTGCGAAGGTGCAGGCTGCTGAAATGAATAACCTAAGAAATATGGCGGATGATTTAAGACAGAAACTTGGGTCAGTTGTATTAGTCTTAGGAAGTGCACACGAAGGAAAAGTGAACCTAATCGCAGCAGTTACAAAGGATTTAATTGAAAAAGGCTACCATGCTGGAAAGTTGATTAAAGAAGTTGCTTCACGCTGCGGTGGCGGTGGCGGTGGCCGTCCAGATATGGCTCAAGCAGGAGGAAAAGATCCAGAAAAGCTAGATTCTGCACTTCAATTCGTAGATGAATGGGTAAAATCGGTTTGATAATAGGACAAATTAGTGTAAAATGTAGGTAATAATACAATTCTCGTCTATAAGAAATGCGAGGTGCGTGAAATGAGTTCATTTGACAAAACGATGAGATTTAATTTTCCTGAAGAGCCCTTCGAACATGATGTAAATGACGTTCTTTTTCAAGTGTATGAGGCTTTGCAGGAAAAAGGATATAATCCGATCAATCAAATAGTCGGCTACCTATTATCAGGAGATCCAGCTTATATTCCACGACATCGAGATGCTCGTAATATTATCCGCAAGCTTGAACGTGACGAAATAATTGAGGAACTAGTCAAATCCTATCTTAAACAACAACGAGAGGTTAAGTAATGCGCGCAATGGGTTTAGACGTGGGCTCTAAGACAGTCGGTATTGCCATTAGTGATGAACTGGGGTGGACTGCACAGGGTCTAACAACCCTCAAAATCAATGAGGAAAGAGAACAGTTTGGTTTTGAGGAAATTGGTCAATTAATAAGAGAGTACCAAGTTGATACAGTTGTCATTGGGCTACCCAAGAATATGAATGGGACAATCGGACCACGCGGTGAAGCAAGTAAGCAATTTGCTAATGAAATAGAGAGCAGATTTGATGTGCAAACGGTACTATGGGACGAGCGTTTAACAACAATGGCGGCAGAACGTGTATTGCTTGAAGCAGATGTAAGTCGAAAAAAACGAAAGAAAGTTATCGATAAGATGGCTGCGGTGATGATTCTCCAAGGTTATCTCGATAGCAAAAACTAATGAGGTGAAAGAAATGACACACAATCATGAGCACGAAGAAGATCGTTTTATTACGTTAATAGATGAAAATGGTGACGAACAATTATTCGAAATCCTTTTCACTTTTGATTCTGATGAGTTTGAAAGATCATATGTTTTCTTCTATCCAGTAGGAGAAAATGAGGATGACGAAGAAGAAGTCGACATCCTAACATATGCGTATATCCCAACTGAAGATGGCGGTTTTGGAGAATTAATGGAAATCGAATCAGAAGAAGAATGGGATATGGTTGAAGAAGTGTTTAACACATTCAACGAGGAAGAAGAAGAATAAGATAGACCAAAGAACCAGCCAACAATTATTGGCCGGTTCTTTTTTTAATTTTTCTCCAGATAATTCTGACAAATTTATTGATAAATTGACATTTTTCTTACTATATGCTGAAATTATTACGAAAGGGGGAAAAGAATGACAACCGATGAAAAAGACCCGAAGAAAAATTTAATACGGGATAAAATGCTCGAACACCATCAGGAAGCCAAAGTTGTGAGAAAGATTGTCTCGATTATTTCAATTTTAGTGCTATTATTAATTGTTATAATTGGCGGTGGAGGATATCTATACATACAGTCAGCATTAAAACCCGTTGACCCAGATAGTAAGAAACAAAAGACAGTTGAAATTCCAATTGGTTCGTCCGTCACTGGAATTGGAGAAAAGCTAGAATCAAAAGGAATCATTAAAAATGCAAAGGTTTTTAAGTATTATGTAAAACTTAAAAATGAAGGCGGCTTTATGGCAGGAGAGTACCAGCTTAGTCCCTCCATGGATGTAGCTGAAATTGTCAGCCGTTTAAAGACCGGTAAGGTTCTCGCTGAAGCAAGCTTTAAAATCACTGTTCCAGAAGGGAAGCAGCTAACCGAAATTGCAGCCATTATGGCGAAGGCAACCAATCAAAAGGAAGACGATATTCTTACAAAACTAAATGATAAAGAATTTATCAAAATGTTAATGGAGAAATACCCTGATTTATTAACAAATGAGATTCTGGATACGAAAATAAAGTATCCGCTTGAAGGATATTTATTTCCTGCTACGTATCCTTTCTATAAACCAAACCCTTCTGTAGAAGAAATGGTTACAGCAATGTTGGATAAAACTAGAACGATTCTCTCTTCCTATTCAGACCAGAGTGAGGAAAAGAAGTTATCGGTTCACAAACTGCTAACCATGGCCTCTTTAATCGAAGAGGAAGCTACTGAAAAGGCAGATAG
The window above is part of the Bacillus sp. SORGH_AS_0510 genome. Proteins encoded here:
- a CDS encoding YrzQ family protein, whose protein sequence is MNKMMTSMIAFGAGMAVYNMAQRNNMMSTRNMKKIQKKVKRAMF
- a CDS encoding AI-2E family transporter; this encodes MDIRMKWFYRMGFILLLLIVFYVFLKIRFVWLPVVRLAFLIVLPFIVAGFITYLLHPIVEKLHEKGLHRGLAIFLIYFIFFGGIGFALYKGIPAMIDQLKDLSESAPFFAEQYRSWIEQLQSHTRAWPDGLQTKIDDGIDSFEKKMDTLLTIIVNVLMNFLNSALLMMIIPFIAFYMLKDFPLMKRTAWYLTPKKWRRKATLFLRDVDQSLGSYIRGQLLVCVIIGSVSALLFWVFDLRYPLLLGLICGATNVIPYFGPIIGAVPAVIIAATISVKLVIITVVIVFGLQFLEGNILSPYIVGKSLHMHPLLIMIALTAGGEIGGILGLILAVPVLVILKVGIIHTKNHFISGKAKSSS
- the alaS gene encoding alanine--tRNA ligase, producing the protein MKNLTGAQIRSMFLQFFKEEKGHTVEPSASLVPHDDPSLLWINSGVATLKKYFDGRVVPENPRITNAQKSIRTNDIENVGKTARHHTFFEMLGNFSIGEYFKEEAIEWAWEFLTDKKWMGFDPELLSVTVHPEDNEAYEIWNKTIGVPEERIIRLEGNFWDIGEGPSGPNTEIFYDRGPEYGNNPNDPELYPGGENERYLEVWNLVFSQFNHNPDGTYTPLPKKNIDTGMGLERMASVVQNVPTNFDTDLFIPIIRATEEISGEKYGVNKETDVAFKVIADHIRTVAFAVGDGALPSNEGRGYVLRRLLRRAVRYAKQININRPFMYELVPVVGEIMNDFYPEVKEKTEFIQKVIKNEEERFHETLHDGLAILASVIKKEKEKGSNTISGADVFRLYDTYGFPVELTEEYAEEEGMKVDHEGFEVEMEQQRERARAARHDVDSMQVQSGVLRDVKVESQFVGYDQLETSSVVAAIVKNGELIQEASAGEEVQVILNVTPFYAESGGQIADHGVMEGEGVSLFVKDVQKAPNGQNLHQVVVKSGTLKTNLQVTAKVDADNRVKIIKNHTATHLLHQALKDVLGEHVNQAGSLVEPDRLRFDFSHFGQIKPDELEQIEKIVNEKIWRNIEVNISLKPIAEAKAMGAMALFGEKYGEIVRVVQVGDYSLELCGGCHVPNTSVIGLFKIVSEGGIGAGTRRIEAVTGEAAYKSLNEQVGLLKEASEKLKANPKDIVTRIDSLMSEMKQLQRENESLAAKLGNIEAGNLVSLAKEIDGVTVLVAKVQAAEMNNLRNMADDLRQKLGSVVLVLGSAHEGKVNLIAAVTKDLIEKGYHAGKLIKEVASRCGGGGGGRPDMAQAGGKDPEKLDSALQFVDEWVKSV
- a CDS encoding IreB family regulatory phosphoprotein, with product MSSFDKTMRFNFPEEPFEHDVNDVLFQVYEALQEKGYNPINQIVGYLLSGDPAYIPRHRDARNIIRKLERDEIIEELVKSYLKQQREVK
- the ruvX gene encoding Holliday junction resolvase RuvX, translated to MRAMGLDVGSKTVGIAISDELGWTAQGLTTLKINEEREQFGFEEIGQLIREYQVDTVVIGLPKNMNGTIGPRGEASKQFANEIESRFDVQTVLWDERLTTMAAERVLLEADVSRKKRKKVIDKMAAVMILQGYLDSKN
- a CDS encoding DUF1292 domain-containing protein gives rise to the protein MTHNHEHEEDRFITLIDENGDEQLFEILFTFDSDEFERSYVFFYPVGENEDDEEEVDILTYAYIPTEDGGFGELMEIESEEEWDMVEEVFNTFNEEEEE
- the mltG gene encoding endolytic transglycosylase MltG, which codes for MTTDEKDPKKNLIRDKMLEHHQEAKVVRKIVSIISILVLLLIVIIGGGGYLYIQSALKPVDPDSKKQKTVEIPIGSSVTGIGEKLESKGIIKNAKVFKYYVKLKNEGGFMAGEYQLSPSMDVAEIVSRLKTGKVLAEASFKITVPEGKQLTEIAAIMAKATNQKEDDILTKLNDKEFIKMLMEKYPDLLTNEILDTKIKYPLEGYLFPATYPFYKPNPSVEEMVTAMLDKTRTILSSYSDQSEEKKLSVHKLLTMASLIEEEATEKADRKKISSVFYNRIDKGMKLQTDPTVLYAQGKHKERVVYQDLEVNSPYNTYKHTGLPPGPIASAGKMSIEAALEPEKTDFYYFLAAEDGTIYYSKSLEEHNQLKAKYISNKK